A genomic stretch from Bacteroidota bacterium includes:
- the dusB gene encoding tRNA dihydrouridine synthase DusB, with the protein MKIDNIEFPKYPVFLAPLEDVTDIVFRSLCKQYGADMMYTEFVSSEALIRDVKRSIQKMEIFDYERPIGIQLYGNKIESMVEAAKLAENLNPELIDLNFGCPVKKIATKGGGAGLMKDIPKMVEMTAEVVKATKLPVTAKTRLGWDESNKNIVEIAERLQDVGIKAITIHGRTRTQMYKGEADWTLIGEVKNNPRIKIPVIGNGDIDNPEIALEMFNRYGVDAIMVGRASIGKPYIFKEIKHFLETGELLAKLTIPQQLELLKIHIDKSIDYAGTPRGIIRLRRHMAQSFKGLPYFRDLRIAMLRCSDYDELMGILGQISEKYADY; encoded by the coding sequence ATGAAAATCGACAATATTGAATTTCCCAAATATCCTGTTTTCCTTGCTCCATTAGAGGATGTTACCGACATTGTGTTTCGTTCGTTGTGCAAACAATACGGTGCAGATATGATGTACACCGAATTTGTTTCGTCCGAAGCTCTCATCAGAGATGTGAAAAGGAGTATTCAGAAAATGGAAATATTTGATTATGAACGTCCTATAGGTATTCAACTTTATGGAAATAAAATTGAATCGATGGTTGAAGCTGCAAAATTAGCTGAAAATCTAAATCCTGAACTTATTGACCTGAATTTTGGTTGCCCTGTAAAAAAAATTGCTACAAAAGGCGGTGGAGCAGGTTTGATGAAAGATATTCCGAAAATGGTGGAAATGACTGCCGAAGTCGTAAAAGCCACAAAACTTCCGGTAACAGCGAAAACTCGTCTTGGTTGGGACGAAAGCAATAAAAATATAGTTGAAATTGCTGAACGATTGCAAGATGTTGGAATAAAGGCAATTACAATTCATGGACGTACTCGCACTCAAATGTATAAAGGCGAGGCAGACTGGACTCTCATTGGAGAAGTAAAAAATAATCCACGCATAAAAATTCCTGTGATAGGAAACGGCGACATTGACAATCCTGAAATTGCTTTAGAAATGTTCAATAGATACGGTGTTGATGCAATAATGGTTGGTCGGGCAAGTATAGGAAAACCATATATTTTCAAAGAAATAAAACATTTCCTCGAAACCGGAGAATTATTAGCAAAACTCACTATTCCTCAGCAGCTTGAACTGCTAAAAATTCATATTGACAAATCAATAGATTATGCAGGCACGCCACGAGGAATAATTCGTCTGCGTCGTCATATGGCACAATCATTCAAAGGATTGCCTTATTTTCGCGATTTACGAATAGCAATGCTTCGTTGCAGCGACTATGATGAGTTGATGGGGATTTTAGGGCAAATTTCTGAGAAATATGCAGATTATTAG
- a CDS encoding CPBP family intramembrane metalloprotease produces the protein MIAFIVISCFLIIFVIGLVLAIPIFDLNIFTDPSILDSENLKKNVDFLKYLQILQSVGLFVLPPFIIAFLFSYKIKNYLKLDTGISPSFFIIAVIVMISGLPIIEFLARINSFLELPEFMSGIENWMKNAEEKAAELTAIFLQTKGFNDLLVNLLMIAIIPAIGEELLFRGVVQKVFIDLTKNIHWGIFISAFIFSAGHFQFYGFLPRLALGMFFGYLLVWSGSIWLPIIAHFVQNAMAVFFYHFFADKFSEEEIFELSENYIDSNLLLILSFLVLISGIFIIRMINRRKVQV, from the coding sequence ATGATTGCGTTTATCGTAATCTCCTGTTTTTTAATTATTTTCGTTATAGGATTAGTTTTAGCAATTCCAATTTTCGATTTAAATATTTTTACTGATCCATCAATTCTCGATTCCGAAAATCTGAAAAAAAACGTAGATTTTTTAAAATATCTGCAAATCCTTCAATCTGTTGGACTTTTTGTATTGCCTCCATTTATAATTGCATTTTTATTTTCATATAAAATAAAAAATTACTTAAAGTTAGACACAGGAATTTCCCCTTCATTTTTTATTATTGCTGTTATAGTAATGATTTCTGGTTTGCCAATAATAGAATTTCTTGCAAGAATAAATTCATTTTTAGAACTTCCTGAATTTATGTCCGGCATAGAGAATTGGATGAAAAATGCCGAAGAAAAAGCTGCAGAATTAACAGCAATTTTTCTGCAAACAAAAGGATTTAACGATCTGTTAGTTAACCTCTTAATGATTGCAATAATTCCTGCAATTGGCGAAGAATTACTTTTTCGAGGAGTTGTTCAAAAAGTTTTTATTGATTTAACTAAAAATATTCATTGGGGAATTTTTATTTCTGCATTTATTTTTAGTGCCGGGCATTTCCAGTTCTATGGCTTTCTTCCACGATTGGCGCTCGGAATGTTTTTTGGATATTTGTTAGTTTGGAGTGGCTCAATTTGGCTACCAATAATTGCTCATTTCGTGCAAAATGCGATGGCAGTTTTTTTCTATCATTTTTTCGCAGATAAGTTCAGCGAAGAAGAAATTTTTGAATTAAGTGAAAATTATATTGATTCAAATTTATTATTGATTCTCAGTTTTTTAGTTCTTATTTCAGGAATTTTCATTATCCGAATGATTAATCGTAGAAAAGTACAAGTTTAG
- a CDS encoding energy transducer TonB: protein MEIKKSPKADLEKQRVIFIEIGLVLALSLILFAFEWTSSKGSAGDLGQLSNVDSEEEIIPITRQEEVKPPPPPPPPQVTEVLNIVEDDVEIEEELEIEETEADEETEVEIIEVADEEEEAEIFHIVEDMPQFPGGDIELRKYIATKVVYPQIARETGIEGKVYVSFVVNSKGAVTKVQLVRGVDPLLDKEALKVIEGLPKWTPGKQRGKPVNVSFTVPITFKLG from the coding sequence ATGGAAATAAAAAAATCGCCTAAAGCCGACTTAGAGAAGCAAAGAGTCATTTTTATAGAAATTGGCTTAGTTTTAGCTCTATCATTGATATTGTTTGCATTTGAATGGACAAGCTCCAAAGGTTCTGCCGGAGATTTAGGGCAATTAAGCAATGTTGATAGCGAAGAAGAAATTATTCCGATTACAAGGCAGGAAGAAGTAAAACCACCTCCTCCACCTCCTCCACCACAAGTTACCGAAGTTTTAAATATTGTTGAAGACGATGTTGAAATTGAGGAAGAGCTGGAAATAGAAGAAACAGAAGCCGACGAAGAGACAGAAGTAGAAATTATTGAAGTTGCCGATGAGGAGGAAGAAGCCGAGATATTTCATATTGTTGAGGATATGCCGCAGTTTCCTGGCGGAGATATTGAACTTCGAAAATATATCGCAACAAAAGTAGTTTATCCGCAAATAGCGAGAGAAACCGGTATTGAAGGAAAAGTTTACGTATCTTTTGTTGTAAATTCAAAAGGTGCCGTAACAAAAGTTCAATTAGTTAGAGGAGTTGATCCTCTTCTTGACAAAGAGGCTTTAAAAGTAATAGAAGGATTGCCAAAATGGACACCGGGCAAGCAAAGAGGGAAACCTGTGAATGTTTCGTTTACTGTGCCAATTACTTTTAAGCTTGGATAA
- the hflX gene encoding GTPase HflX yields the protein MSGYLTTDDKELAILIGVVNQQQNEKQVEEYLNELAFLVETAGAVPVKKFTQKVDQANPKTFVGSGKLNEIIGFVKENEINLVVFDDELTPTQLRNIEKAIECKILDRTNLILDIFAKRARTAHSKVQVELAQYEYLLPRLTRMWTHLERQRGGIGLRGPGETEIETDRRIIRDKISNLKVQLKQIDKQMATQRKNRGKLVRVSLVGYTNVGKSTIMNMLSKSNIFAENKLFATLDTTVRKVVIENLPFLLSDTVGFIRKLPHNLVESFKSTLDEVREADILIHVVDISHPNFEEQILTVNRTLQELDAINKPILLVFNKIDAFSYIEKDEDDLTPILKENFSLEDLKKTWITKNDYPSILISAKTKNNIDEFRDILYHHVKIVHKKRYPYNEFLY from the coding sequence ATGTCAGGATATTTAACTACAGACGATAAAGAATTAGCAATATTAATTGGAGTTGTAAATCAGCAACAAAACGAAAAGCAAGTTGAAGAATATTTGAACGAACTTGCTTTTCTTGTAGAAACAGCCGGAGCAGTTCCAGTTAAAAAATTCACTCAAAAAGTAGATCAGGCAAATCCTAAAACATTTGTTGGTTCTGGGAAACTAAACGAAATAATTGGTTTTGTTAAAGAAAATGAAATAAATCTGGTAGTTTTCGACGATGAACTTACTCCAACTCAACTAAGAAATATTGAAAAAGCCATTGAATGTAAAATTCTTGACAGAACAAATTTAATATTAGACATTTTTGCGAAAAGGGCAAGAACTGCGCATTCAAAAGTACAGGTAGAGTTAGCACAATACGAATATCTGTTACCACGACTAACAAGAATGTGGACACACTTAGAACGACAAAGAGGCGGAATTGGATTGAGAGGACCAGGTGAAACCGAAATTGAGACAGATAGACGAATCATACGCGATAAAATTTCTAATCTGAAAGTTCAACTGAAACAAATTGATAAGCAAATGGCTACTCAACGAAAAAATCGTGGAAAATTAGTCAGAGTTTCATTAGTCGGATATACCAATGTCGGAAAATCGACAATAATGAATATGCTTAGTAAATCAAATATCTTTGCTGAAAATAAACTTTTTGCAACTCTCGACACAACTGTTAGAAAGGTTGTGATAGAAAATTTGCCTTTCCTGTTGTCCGATACAGTTGGTTTTATTAGAAAGCTCCCACACAACTTAGTTGAATCTTTCAAATCTACACTCGACGAAGTTCGTGAAGCAGACATTTTGATTCATGTTGTAGATATTTCTCATCCTAATTTTGAAGAACAAATATTGACAGTAAATAGAACCTTGCAAGAATTAGATGCAATAAATAAACCTATTCTGCTGGTATTTAACAAAATTGATGCTTTTTCTTATATAGAAAAAGATGAAGACGATTTAACTCCTATACTTAAGGAAAACTTTAGCCTTGAAGATCTTAAAAAAACCTGGATCACAAAAAACGATTATCCAAGCATTCTAATTTCTGCAAAAACAAAAAATAATATTGATGAATTTCGGGATATATTATACCATCATGTGAAAATTGTCCATAAAAAGAGATATCCTTATAATGAATTTTTATACTAA
- a CDS encoding T9SS type A sorting domain-containing protein — MKKFAIFIFTILLLCIETFGQTQIKYDEHKSDLPEWVKLMYKENPDVGEVVKAYKKYYESKVFEKNTYTQFYKHWLIDHTRSSKSKSKFTTKKYKDNLESYIYKSLSKKSAQSEWECIGPFDFDKDAADRSYAPGAAHCYTVEQSASNPNVLYAGTATAGLWKTIDKGQNWTLLTRDFILNTIFALEIDFLNEDIIYFGGAGKVYKSTDGGQNWIVTGDQSFQNDYHTVKDILMHPTNSSILFLASDLGFYRTIDAGANWDEILLGTFQEIEFHTSNPDIIYTIKQTGNKTEFYKSIDNGLSFSLQTNGWPMPISPDEQKRTEISVSAAAPENIWALATGAVNGGSGLYGLYSSQDAGANWSFICCGPQPGGPPSLTNPNLMGWSDEGTDDGGQYYFDLALEVSPVNSNKIHIAGVNHWVSNDGGNSFTCPSKWSHPEKVEYVHADIHDVGYFGNDLWMACDGGIFYSSTGGDTINRMMYGISGTDFWGFGAGFWDGEVMLGGTYHNGTLLKDNDVYLNGWICTQGGDNFRGFVNYGNGRQVYHDGGGKLLSGDRNVNITPFPFSMMSNASYFVGESSNLEFDPCCYNIIYTGINSLLMKSENNGSSFHMIHDFNEDVTSVKVAWTNPDYIYVATYSDWWGTKKLWKSTDGGANWTEITPTSSEINGYAWVPYDIAVSSEDENIIWIARTSQYSDYPNIAGYQAFKSEDGGNSWINISTNTLDGEYPTNIVHQRGTNGGVYIGTRRAVYYRNNGMIDWELFNNNLPLSTSSIKLVPHYRKSKIRNATNRSVYECDFIENSIPIAQISADRLQSFCTRDTIYYVDHSCISEVDASWSWEFPGGSPSTSAIRNPKVVYSVPGTYSVSLTVTDTFGTDNQTISDFITISSECQADTIPGMALNLSNSGDYASIPSLNINTNSISMSAWIKPNIILPEYTGFIMHHDVGAGINIRQNMELGYHWPGGNWGWNSGLFIQVDKWSHVALVVCPDSITVYLNGIYSSHVVAPDSVNFNSSTDIGSYHGWASRNFSGEIDEVCIWNKAISQNEIREQMHLTKIPSSDLDLIAYYQFNRNEGMITDRANIFHAEMNGAASRIESNAPVGGGTSYRLDVYGGMLADFTGTGIVLDFQNSGTFPNGELVASRINLLPDHSPNVYPLSESYWIINNYGENDNFTSLTGISFYDAGNISTQNSANPSKIKLYKRNSNEYGDTWGNIIDSADIAINGENGDVFFNNMSPINNFGQLVISFEGDSVSTIVDDNCLHQTQDFIHVYPNPISRKNYINIVTNIENECKFVLYNSNATIVMSENFSKQAAIKINNLKKGTYFYQVRSSRFIKNGKLVILK; from the coding sequence AAAAAGTATTACGAATCGAAGGTATTCGAAAAAAACACATATACTCAATTCTACAAACATTGGCTTATTGATCATACAAGGAGTAGTAAGTCAAAAAGTAAGTTCACAACTAAAAAATATAAAGACAATTTAGAGTCGTACATTTACAAATCTTTGTCAAAAAAATCAGCACAATCCGAATGGGAATGTATAGGACCTTTCGACTTTGATAAAGATGCTGCAGACAGAAGTTATGCTCCGGGAGCAGCACATTGTTACACTGTTGAACAATCTGCTAGTAATCCTAATGTTTTATATGCAGGAACAGCCACTGCCGGGCTTTGGAAAACCATCGACAAAGGACAAAATTGGACACTTCTGACAAGAGATTTTATCTTAAATACAATATTTGCACTGGAAATAGATTTTTTGAATGAAGATATTATTTATTTCGGTGGTGCCGGAAAAGTTTATAAATCAACAGATGGTGGACAAAACTGGATCGTTACTGGAGACCAAAGTTTTCAAAATGATTATCATACTGTAAAAGATATTTTAATGCACCCGACAAATTCAAGCATTTTATTTCTTGCTTCCGATTTGGGTTTTTACAGAACAATCGATGCTGGAGCAAATTGGGATGAAATTTTGTTGGGAACATTTCAGGAAATTGAATTTCACACCTCCAATCCAGACATAATTTACACAATAAAACAAACCGGAAATAAAACCGAATTTTACAAATCTATTGACAATGGTCTTAGCTTTTCTTTGCAAACAAATGGCTGGCCTATGCCAATTTCGCCAGACGAGCAAAAAAGAACAGAAATCTCGGTTTCGGCAGCCGCTCCTGAAAATATATGGGCACTTGCAACAGGTGCTGTAAATGGAGGAAGCGGACTCTATGGATTATATTCAAGTCAAGATGCAGGAGCAAACTGGTCGTTTATTTGTTGCGGACCTCAACCCGGAGGCCCACCTTCTTTAACAAATCCAAACCTAATGGGCTGGAGCGATGAAGGGACAGACGATGGGGGACAATATTATTTCGATCTTGCCTTAGAAGTTTCTCCTGTTAATTCGAATAAAATCCATATTGCAGGAGTAAACCACTGGGTTTCAAACGATGGCGGAAATTCTTTTACTTGTCCGTCAAAATGGAGCCATCCCGAAAAAGTGGAATATGTTCATGCAGATATTCACGATGTTGGATATTTTGGAAACGACCTTTGGATGGCTTGCGATGGAGGGATTTTTTACTCCAGCACTGGCGGTGATACTATCAACCGTATGATGTATGGAATTTCAGGAACTGATTTTTGGGGATTTGGAGCAGGTTTTTGGGACGGTGAAGTCATGCTTGGCGGAACTTATCATAATGGAACTCTGCTGAAAGACAATGATGTTTATTTAAACGGTTGGATTTGTACTCAAGGTGGAGACAATTTCCGTGGATTTGTAAATTACGGAAATGGCAGACAGGTTTATCACGATGGTGGAGGAAAACTATTGTCTGGTGATAGAAATGTGAATATAACTCCTTTTCCATTTTCAATGATGTCTAATGCTTCATATTTTGTTGGCGAATCTAGCAATTTGGAATTCGATCCTTGTTGCTATAATATTATTTATACAGGTATAAATAGTTTGTTAATGAAATCTGAAAACAATGGCTCATCATTTCACATGATTCACGATTTTAATGAAGATGTAACTTCTGTAAAAGTTGCATGGACAAATCCAGATTATATTTATGTAGCAACATATTCTGATTGGTGGGGAACAAAAAAGCTATGGAAATCGACTGATGGAGGAGCTAATTGGACAGAAATAACACCTACTTCTTCAGAAATTAATGGATATGCCTGGGTTCCATACGATATCGCTGTTAGCAGTGAAGACGAAAATATTATATGGATTGCACGTACTTCACAATACAGCGATTATCCTAATATTGCCGGATATCAGGCTTTTAAATCTGAAGATGGGGGAAATTCATGGATAAATATTTCTACAAATACGCTCGATGGCGAATACCCAACAAATATTGTCCACCAACGAGGTACAAACGGCGGAGTTTATATTGGAACACGCCGAGCAGTATATTACAGAAATAATGGGATGATTGATTGGGAACTTTTCAATAATAATTTGCCCTTAAGCACCAGTTCTATAAAATTAGTTCCGCATTACAGAAAATCGAAAATCAGGAATGCAACAAATAGGAGTGTTTATGAATGCGATTTTATTGAAAATTCTATTCCGATAGCTCAAATTTCGGCAGATAGATTGCAGTCATTTTGTACTCGCGATACGATTTATTATGTCGATCACTCATGCATTTCGGAGGTTGATGCAAGTTGGTCGTGGGAATTTCCCGGAGGAAGTCCTTCGACTTCTGCTATACGAAATCCAAAAGTAGTTTATTCTGTCCCTGGCACATATTCGGTAAGTTTAACTGTTACAGACACTTTTGGAACTGACAATCAAACTATTTCAGATTTCATTACTATTTCTTCGGAATGTCAAGCAGATACAATTCCCGGCATGGCATTGAATTTGTCTAATTCCGGTGACTATGCTTCAATACCTTCGCTTAATATCAATACGAATTCCATTTCAATGTCTGCATGGATTAAACCAAATATTATTCTTCCTGAATATACAGGATTTATTATGCACCACGATGTGGGAGCAGGTATCAATATTCGTCAAAATATGGAGTTAGGCTATCATTGGCCCGGAGGAAACTGGGGGTGGAATAGTGGTTTGTTTATTCAGGTAGATAAGTGGTCTCATGTGGCTTTAGTGGTTTGTCCTGATTCTATTACAGTATATTTGAATGGGATATATAGTTCTCATGTAGTTGCTCCAGATTCTGTTAATTTTAATTCAAGTACAGATATTGGATCGTATCATGGATGGGCTTCAAGGAATTTCTCAGGTGAAATAGATGAGGTATGTATTTGGAATAAAGCCATTTCGCAAAATGAAATTCGAGAACAAATGCACCTTACAAAAATTCCTTCTAGTGACCTTGACTTGATTGCGTATTATCAATTTAACCGTAATGAAGGAATGATTACTGATAGGGCAAACATTTTTCATGCAGAAATGAATGGGGCAGCAAGCAGAATTGAGTCTAATGCGCCAGTTGGTGGAGGAACAAGTTATAGGTTAGATGTTTATGGTGGCATGTTAGCTGATTTTACAGGTACCGGTATTGTTTTAGATTTCCAAAATAGTGGAACTTTTCCAAACGGAGAGTTAGTTGCATCTAGAATAAATCTACTGCCAGATCATTCACCAAATGTTTATCCTCTCAGCGAAAGTTATTGGATTATTAATAATTATGGCGAAAACGACAATTTCACTTCTTTGACGGGGATTTCATTTTATGATGCAGGAAATATTTCTACACAAAATTCTGCAAATCCTTCAAAGATAAAACTATACAAGCGAAACTCAAACGAATACGGAGATACATGGGGAAATATAATTGATAGTGCAGATATTGCTATTAACGGAGAGAATGGAGATGTGTTTTTTAACAATATGAGCCCTATCAACAACTTTGGCCAACTTGTAATATCTTTTGAAGGCGATAGTGTTTCAACAATAGTTGATGATAATTGTTTACACCAAACCCAGGATTTCATACATGTTTATCCTAATCCGATAAGTCGAAAAAACTATATAAATATAGTTACAAATATTGAAAATGAGTGTAAATTTGTACTTTATAATTCTAACGCAACAATAGTTATGTCTGAAAATTTCAGCAAACAAGCTGCGATTAAAATCAATAATCTAAAAAAAGGTACATATTTTTATCAAGTGAGAAGTTCGAGATTTATTAAAAATGGCAAATTGGTGATATTGAAGTAA